DNA from Peromyscus leucopus breed LL Stock chromosome 3, UCI_PerLeu_2.1, whole genome shotgun sequence:
TAGGTCCCAGGTATTGAACTGATGTCATCAGACTGGTCAGCAAGTGCCTtggcctgctgagccagctcacagTCTTAAGGGGCCACCATTGCATGTGAATTCTGTCCTTGACTAAAATGGTATGTAGCatgtgactatatatatatatatttaagaaagaaactAAATCTCAAGCCAGCATGACAAATCTGACTTCACACTTAGttgcatttataattatatttataatagagCAACAATTAGCCCAGAGGGTAGAATAGCAGGAACTGGATTGGGTGATAGGTACCGTCACGACAGCAGGCTTTTTGTTAGAACTAACAGTTACCTTAGCTAAATGGAAGGAAAAACCAAACAGTCAGATGAAGTCAGGTTTTCAGAGCAGCCCCCAGTGACCCATTGAATGTAGCTGGTCCTCATCCtagcacttttttgtttgtttgtttgtttgttttaaaacaggatctcattgtgtagcattggctggcctggaatttgctgtgtagaccaggttggcctcaaattcatgaagttcacttgcctctgcctctcaagtgctgggactaactgTCTGTAACAACATGCCCAGCTTAATTTCAGCTTAGTTTAATTACatggttttctctttttgttttcttctttaaatgtcttaATCTTATACATGGAATAGTATTTATGGTAGAGAAAAAGTCTAAaattacctgattttttttaaaagaattattttatttatttatttatttggggggcgggtttgagacagggtttctctgcgtatctttgtgcctttcctggagctcacttggtagcccaggctggtctctaaactcacagagatccgcctgcctctgcctcccgagtgctgggattaaaggcatgcgccaccttaaagaattatttttattttgtgtgtatgtgtgtgctggagtGCCTGTCTCTGTACCGTCtgcatgcagtgcctacagaggccaggaagggccacaggatcccctggaactagatggtgtgagctaccatgtgggtgctgggatcccaacAATCCTCTGTAAAGGCAGCCAGTgatttcaactgctgagccatctcttcagcccaaattATCTGATTGTTAAACCTGTCTCAACCATTGATAAATCTTCTTCTACCCATTAGTACATGTTACACTTGAGCGCCGTGTTGGCTCAGTCCAAAGAATACTTGCAAGGCAAACATGAGAAGGACCAAGTTTGATCTCTGGCACCCTGGGGAGAAGTTGTGGCGAAtgtgtaaccccagtgctgagtaGGAGACAGAAGATCCCAGGGTGTCACTGGCCAGTCATCCTACCATACTGGGCAAGCCCTGGGTCCCGACgagagaccgtctcaaaaaaccaggctTCTGAAGAATAATACTGAGCAGCCGggggtagtggcgcacacctttaatcccagcacttgggaggcagaggcaggaggatctctgtgagttcgaggccagcctggtttacggagcaagctccaggaaaggtgcaaaactacacagagaaaccctgtctcggaaaaaataaaataaaataaataataataatactgtaATACTGAGCTTAGCCTCTAGCCTGCACATAACTATGCAGTTCACACAAATGAATGTACAGTTAAgtggtctcacacacacacacacacacacacacacacacacacactatgtattACATTACAATACTCGctatgtattacatttatttatacatatagatCCGAACATTTGCAGTGATTTAAGACTCATTTCCCACCAGCTTCGATaggtgcttataatcccagctctctagaggcagagacatagaaacacaagtttgaagccagcttgttctacagagtgagttctaggccagctaaggctacttAGTAGGACCAAGTCAccatgtcaaaaaagaaaaaattcaggctgaagaaatggctcagcagttaagaggatgtACTACTtgagagtttggttcccaacacgtacataaggtagctcacaaccacctgtcagcCCCAGGAGCATCTGACACCATTGGCCTTGTGGGCACTGTGTACAAACCCATACTCAACATACACAAaatcaaattttttaaaacaagacaaatgaGCAATCATTTCCCTCCCCCATTATACTTTCCCATCCCCAGTACGTCAGAAGCACTCATGTCCAACATGAGTGACTACTCACTACTTACTGTATACTATGTAGCGTAACACTCTCTTAGGACAGAGAAAATATCTTCAGCAATATGATGCATTAACAGAAGGTCTTCTCCCATTTTTCTCTAGAGAAGTCCGTTCATGGTCAGTACAATGGAAAAGcctcagaccaatgactcttttcaACATGAGCTTGAAGATTTCATTAGAAAGCAGAGAGCCAGGACTACAAGCAGGAGCCTTGGATTACATCCAAGGACCTTTGTCAGAAATACGGCAGAGGAATCTTTTCACCAAGAAAGAGACTACTTCGTCAGCCCGGGAGCTCCAATGCTGGGGCCACCTCTCTCATCCAGAAAACACCCCAGATCCTCTACTTCCTACGAAAGGCCGACAGTGGAAGACCTGGTACCTCACTGCACACGAAGACTGCAATCTCTAAAACATCATCAGAAAAACCAGCCAGTCAGTCAAGACGGACACCAGGAGTGGGGAGGAGCCACCGGTGTGGAGCAAGGGACGCTCAAGAGGAAACACCACAGAGAGAGGGCTTCCCACAGAGAAGACGGAGGTCTCAGCAGAAGGAAGGCCTCAGCGGAGCCAGCGGGAACTGACAAGTCCGAGCCCAGAAAGAGGACCCGCCACGATGGGAGAGACCCCACCAGAAGCAGACGCCAGTcccacagagagaagaaggaaccAGAGGAGAGGGATTTGTGGGATGAAGCTATCTTGGGCAGTTGCGACTGATGTTTGGGCATTTGGGGTCCCAAAAGTCAACAACTTGGTTCTGTTGGTAAGggtggatcaaatacctcaaaGCAACTAGATGTCAGGCTTCTGCCATGGTCCATTTGCTCTGCTGGTGTGGAGCATTCAGAGGACTGACCTCCCCCTGACCAGGGCTCACTTTCCCTTCTGTGGCTCGTTGCTGTCTCCAGCACCTCTATTGTTTCTGCCCCTGGACACTCTGGAAAATTCAGCTGTTTTCTTACCATTGTTGCTACCCTGGAAACCACGGGGGCAATACCTGCGGCCACCTTTGCCATTGCCACCATTCAGAAGCTGCTCCTGCCATCCACTCCCTCTTCTCGTCACCACTCAGCCCCCTACTAGCGATAAAGAGCAAAAGAAGACAAGAGGGTTGTGATCTACACCAGTCAAGtcgaatatgcacacacacacacacacacacacacacacacacacacacacacacccctccaccccccacccccacccctcagtcTTGAGCACGCTAGGCAAGAGCTctctcactgagctacatctcatcCCCAATCACAAGCCTTCTTCTGACGGGCCACCAAGGGAAGCGCCCGGAGTCAAATTGGCTGCAGGGTTACCTAGCGTGCACCAAGGATTATAGTGAGCAGAGATCTGCATGTGCTGTGTGAAACAGTCATGGCGAGAATATCTGGGACTGAAGGCAGTCACAGCCAGGCCCAGCCAAGAgagaactgttttttttgttCAAGATACATTCGCCAGATGCTATTAAACAAGAAAAGGTAATAGATGTATTTGCCAAAACATTTTTACTTTGAGTAAAGCAGAAAATTTTGCTCTAAAATCTACAAAAATTAGAATCTTGACAGTaagcattaaacacacacacacagaaagacacagagtaTCTGGTAGGATGGACTCAGGACACAAGAATTGGATGGGTAGAGGACAGTGAGGAGTCGACTAACCTTCATGGGCCGAGTGAGAGGCCTcagggtaaaggggcttgccactaagcctggcttcCCTGACTttgatcctgggacccacactgtAAAAGGAGACAGCCAGCTCCTGCAatgtgctgtttttatttattttatttttattcagaatGTCGTTTCATATGAGCCTTTTCCAGGAGATATTTGTAAAAGCAAGTAGCAGAGTGGGAAAAGCACCTTTATCACTCTGTTAGGTTCCCCACTGGAGTTATCAAATGATCACCTGGTAAAACAGGACGTCCCCGCTAGTCTGGTTTCACTACTTGGCTTTTTATTCTCTTCCAGTAGATGGCACTAGAAGGTCATTGTAGAGTAgaggcggcgggggtggggggggggggggggctttcctcccctttccctggcTTGCCTTTTGCTTGGTAACAAAAATGGGGAGGTGTTGGGGCGGGCCCTACCTGTAGCCTGCACGCCTGGGCAAATGTCTTTGTTGGTGGACTGGCTCAGTTCTAGCTGCAGAGTCTAAATCTCAGCGGTTGTGGAGAggacccccagcctcccccacccatTGTACCCCCTCAGCCCGACCCCTGGAGCCCCAGGCCGGCCAACCGGCACCTGCAGGTCACAGCCAGCCACCTGCTTGTCGCTCTTGAGCTGCTAATGGTTCTTGTATTTGAATCTCAGTGATACAAAGTGGAGATGTCGTCATCATCGAAATGTATGTCAAAGCATGTACTTGTGGGCCTGgcggatggctcagtggctgaaagCATTTGgcgccaagcctgaggacctgaggtcaatccCTGGGTCCCGCATTGGTGAATGGATGGAGAACCAAGTCCCCcgagttgttctctggcctccacgtgtgaCATGCAGCCACTCCCTGTACCCTCAACACAATAGAGAAGCATAATACAGTTTTTAGAAACGTGAATTCATTTTATCTTGGATTTTATCAATAAAATGTTGTGGATGTTTGTGTTGTAGTCTGTGATATCCTTGGCCACGACTCTTGCCCACAAAGCCCAAAATACGACGTGGCCCTTTACAGAAGGCCTGTCAACCCTTGCCCTAGAGTCCTCTTGTACTCATTGGGTAATTACCCattttttattagttactttttttttttgtatttaattttctctGCTTAAATTACCGCTGTGGCTTTGACTTGGCCCTCACTGATAAAGTCTTACTACACAAACCATTTCTACCAGTTAAGAAATCATAAACCGAACAGAAGAGTAAGGATTGCACCTGTTAATGTAGACAGTAAGTGCTGGCAAGGTGACTTAGCAGGCGAAACGCTCACTGTGCAagagtgaggccctgagttcgagTCCCCAGATCCCGTATAAAGTCAGTGCAGTAgctgtgcctgtgaccccagaactCCTatgagacaggaggcagagacagaattttAAGAAGGCCTAGCTAGGCTGGCGTATGCAGCAGCtaacttgagaccctgtctcgaggagAAGATGGACACCTGagatggtcctctgacctccacacactcctgtggcacacacatgccctcCCACAAGTTGTATAAacacgtttttgttttttgttttttatctgagTAGTGGCCCTGTGGTTATTTGCTGAAAATCTCTTGAGCCATACAGTTGCGATTTGGGCTACTACCCGCAACACATCCATTTTTAATGTGAAGTGAATCGTTTTAGTCTTCTCTCATATAGtgcatcctggctgcagtttcccctcccccccaacctcccttctcccccaggtCCACCCTTCCTCGGCCTcctctcagaaaagagcaggttcCCGGGGACGTCAACCAAACATGTCATGACAAGCTACAATGGAACAGGCACATACCATCTCCTCAAGGCTGTAAGAGGCGGCAGCACAGTGTGAGTCCCCCAGACAGGCAAGCGTCAGAGACAGCCGCTCTGTGAGAGTCGCATAAggacaccaagctactcagccatgaCGCATgcgcagaggacctaggtcagacccctcGGGGCTCCCTGATGCCTGCAAGCCCCCATGAGTCTTGGTCAATTGATTCTGTGAACCATGTTCTGGTGTCTCTGATCCATCTTATTCCTCCggtccttcctcccccttctccacagGATTCCCcgagctctgcctaatatttggctagGGGactttgcatctgctcccatcagttgctggatgaagtctctctggcctctgaagagGATTCTGCTAGACTCTGGTCCcaagttgaaggttttgtggctgggttggtgtcctaatCCTGCCACTTGAGGCCTTGCTTGGTTACAAAAGatgatcaggggctggagagatggctcagaggttaagaacactgactgctcttccagaggtcctgagttcaattcccagcaaccacatggtggctcacaaccaccatctgtaatgaaatctagtgccctcctctggcctgcaggcatacatgcaggcagaacactgtatacataataaataaataaatcttaaaaaaaaaaaaaagatgatcggTTCAGACTCTGCGTTCCCCATTCCATGGAGTTTCCTTTGCACTAGATTTCTGCCTCGCCCCCGAAATGCCCCCAATTCCAGGtgtttctcccagtattttctctctgcccccaacacacacacacacacacacacacacacacacacacacacacacacacacacaactgatctctcctgttcccacccacccactcccagtcCACCAAagaaatctattctgtttcccctttcccagggagatccttacacacacaaattttaagcTATTGAATTCTAGTCATAGGTCTAGCCACTAAGATATGGCAGTGAATGAGATAAACATAAATATGGAaatgagggaagaaggaagaaacatGGAGGGAGACTTTATATATAAGTTGGAACTTGATTCTGGACATCTATTGGAAGGAACAGGTAATATCTGTCACCCCTGGACCCACCTACTAAATGCCAGTGTCCCTCTCTGCTTCCACAATAAGACAATCAGCGCAGTCCATCATAACATAGAACATGCATCCTCCGTAGAGTCCAGCTCACACCCAAAGTTCCAGACTCAATCCTTCAGTTCATGTgtgaaaaaaagatttcttttcctcctttcttcctttcttccttccttccttccttccttcctttttttctttttcctttttggtttttcaagacagagtttctctgtgtccttggttgccctgtaactcactctgtagaccaggctggccttgaactcagagattctccggcctctgccctcctgagcgctggaactaaaggtgtgtgccaccaccatccgctATCCTTtctaaattccttaaagaaaaactTGACAATTCCCAAATGATTCTGGTTAAGAACTGAAAATATCCAAGGGTTTTGCATATTTCTGTgtgtaagtaaaatgaaaaagggGAACATGAGAAAAAACTGAATACTTTTAaatcccgagtcctgggattaaagatgtgcgccaacTCCACCTGGCATGAAGAAACACTTCCACATTGTGTCCCTGTGGACACCCCAGCATGATGGCAAGACTGCCGATCAtaacaccccccacacccaccccccgTACAAAGCCTGGGTGTCTGGGAGAACAGGTCATGACTCTTAAGTGAGGTCTTCTGAGGCAGAGCCCACTGCTCCTCACAAATGATATGAAGTTGCCAAACTGCTGACTGCAGGTGCCCTTTTGGGGTGTCCTCCAGGCAGGAGTGAGAAGGCTCAGATGAAAGACTGAAACACAGATAAACAGCAGAAAGGGGCTGAGGAAAGCCCAAACCAGAAGGCTGCCATGCAGGAGGCTTCTTTTCGTGACAACCGCAGCTGCCTGGTTTGGGAATTGGGCTCTTTGCTCTCCTAGGTTAACTTGGTTTAGAACTTCAGCATGATTTGCTTGAGTATAAACCAATGGCCTGCTTTCAACTTATCGAACAGAATGCTGAGTCGTGAATATTGATCAGGTATCAATATGCAGAACATTAAATAGTGAGGCATGCTAAAGTGTGTATGCAATCACACATATCTTCATGTGTAATCACAGTGATGAACACAATCATGAATGCACGTGCACACTCACTGTGGCCTTGAATAAATGAGTCTATTTCCTCATCAGCTCAttaatttgttaaataaaaatccaTCCAACAGACTACAAGTCAAAAAGAGAATgtgtggggagatggcttggtcaggaagagcttgccacacaagcctgaggacctgagttcagttccagcccCCACATAGAAAACTGAGTGTGGACTCGTGCCTGAAAGGCCAGCGCTGCAGAAGTGGGGACAGGAGAATCCTTGGGActtactgaccagccagtctagacaaatCTGAAAACTCcacgttcagtgagagaccctgtctcaaaaggtaagGTGGAAATTGGTGGAGGAACACACCCAGTGTCGACCTCTGGCTCctatgtgtacctgcacacatgcatgcatgcagaggaacacacaacacacacacacacacacacacacacacacacacaccatcaaaaGAAAGTCA
Protein-coding regions in this window:
- the LOC114685574 gene encoding zinc finger matrin-type protein 1-like isoform X1, which translates into the protein MAQRSPFMVSTMEKPQTNDSFQHELEDFIRKQRARTTSRSLGLHPRTFVRNTAEESFHQERDYFVSPGAPMLGPPLSSRKHPRSSTSYERPTVEDLVPHCTRRLQSLKHHQKNQPVSQDGHQEWGGATGVEQGTLKRKHHRERASHREDGGLSRRKASAEPAGTDKSEPRKRTRHDGRDPTRSRRQSHREKKEPEERDLWDEAILGSCD
- the LOC114685574 gene encoding zinc finger matrin-type protein 1-like isoform X2 → MVSTMEKPQTNDSFQHELEDFIRKQRARTTSRSLGLHPRTFVRNTAEESFHQERDYFVSPGAPMLGPPLSSRKHPRSSTSYERPTVEDLVPHCTRRLQSLKHHQKNQPVSQDGHQEWGGATGVEQGTLKRKHHRERASHREDGGLSRRKASAEPAGTDKSEPRKRTRHDGRDPTRSRRQSHREKKEPEERDLWDEAILGSCD